One region of Mesobacillus boroniphilus genomic DNA includes:
- a CDS encoding AI-2E family transporter, giving the protein MWIQRPFFKYATGTILLLLIIFLFGKIDYFVWPLQNFIIAIFFPVLISGLIYYILRKPVQWLGKFMPKIVSILIVFALVAGLFSGFIYFAGSLLGGQISDLTENFPQKVDEITEESKDIINDNQFSFINAEEIKQRALSYLSKASQNLGENIITVFSVITSVATVLVVVPFLAFFFLKDDEKLRPYIMKQIPEEHEQEGNKILKDIDKTLFTYVTGQFIIALVDGTLMYIGYKIIGLDYALILAIFTMFFTVVPFLGPIIGVIPALFVALTISPMMMLKVLLVLLIVQQLEGNLVTPQVMGKKLSIHPITVILLLIAAGSLYGFIGILIAIPLYSVVKIVIKDVWKFYKLRGKTI; this is encoded by the coding sequence ATGTGGATTCAACGACCTTTTTTTAAATACGCAACCGGGACGATTCTGCTGCTTCTTATCATTTTCCTCTTTGGAAAGATAGACTACTTCGTTTGGCCGCTGCAAAACTTTATTATCGCCATTTTCTTTCCTGTTCTGATTTCAGGCCTTATTTATTATATATTGCGGAAGCCTGTTCAATGGCTAGGCAAATTCATGCCAAAAATCGTGAGTATATTGATTGTATTCGCCTTAGTAGCTGGGTTATTTTCAGGATTTATTTATTTTGCGGGATCCTTATTAGGTGGGCAGATCAGTGATTTGACGGAAAACTTCCCTCAAAAGGTAGATGAAATAACGGAAGAATCGAAAGATATCATCAATGATAATCAGTTTAGTTTTATTAATGCGGAGGAAATCAAGCAAAGGGCATTAAGCTATTTAAGCAAGGCTTCACAAAATTTAGGGGAAAATATTATAACAGTATTTTCTGTGATAACCAGTGTCGCGACAGTTCTGGTTGTAGTCCCGTTTCTTGCTTTTTTCTTTCTGAAGGATGATGAAAAATTAAGGCCTTATATTATGAAACAAATTCCCGAAGAACATGAGCAGGAAGGAAATAAAATCTTAAAAGATATAGATAAAACACTATTCACTTATGTAACTGGCCAATTCATCATTGCGCTTGTCGACGGAACGCTTATGTATATTGGATACAAGATTATCGGACTGGATTACGCTCTTATCTTAGCTATATTTACGATGTTTTTTACAGTCGTTCCCTTTCTTGGACCGATCATTGGTGTAATTCCAGCGTTGTTTGTAGCTCTCACTATCAGTCCAATGATGATGCTGAAAGTACTGCTTGTCCTGCTTATCGTGCAGCAGCTTGAAGGGAATCTTGTCACTCCACAAGTGATGGGGAAAAAGCTCAGTATCCATCCTATTACAGTTATCCTTCTGTTAATCGCGGCGGGGTCCTTGTATGGTTTTATTGGAATTCTGATAGCCATACCGCTTTATTCAGTTGTGAAGATCGTTATAAAAGACGTTTGGAAATTTTATAAACTCAGAGGAAAAACAATATAA